The following proteins are co-located in the Corynebacterium kalinowskii genome:
- the purN gene encoding phosphoribosylglycinamide formyltransferase, with protein sequence MASRSVVILASGTGTLAESIIRSAGDGYQVVGVIVDRECRAMDVARDNGVAFEAVIYKDYDAREEWNRALVDAIAAFTPDLIVSAGFMRILGEPVLERFGGKIINTHPALLPSFKGGHAVRDALDYGVRVTGSTVHVVDAGVDTGPIIAQVPVAVEIGDTEETLHERIKVAERALIVRVLNSSNPFAAQ encoded by the coding sequence ATGGCAAGTAGATCAGTAGTAATCCTTGCGTCGGGTACCGGCACGCTCGCAGAATCCATCATCCGCAGCGCTGGAGATGGCTACCAAGTTGTTGGGGTGATTGTTGATCGTGAGTGCAGAGCTATGGATGTTGCTCGCGATAATGGTGTGGCTTTTGAGGCTGTTATATATAAGGACTACGACGCTCGCGAGGAATGGAACCGCGCGCTTGTCGACGCCATCGCTGCATTCACCCCTGACCTCATCGTTTCGGCTGGTTTTATGCGCATTCTGGGCGAACCAGTATTGGAGCGATTTGGCGGAAAGATCATCAACACCCACCCGGCCCTGTTGCCTTCCTTCAAAGGTGGCCACGCCGTTCGCGATGCTCTCGATTACGGGGTGCGAGTAACTGGATCGACGGTGCATGTCGTAGATGCGGGCGTCGATACGGGCCCGATCATTGCCCAGGTTCCGGTGGCAGTCGAGATCGGGGATACCGAGGAAACCCTGCACGAACGCATCAAGGTTGCGGAGCGTGCCCTCATTGTGCGGGTACTGAATTCGTCTAATCCCTTTGCAGCGCAATAG